A genome region from Egibacteraceae bacterium includes the following:
- a CDS encoding DUF4383 domain-containing protein, translated as MSINQIFGYAVGGVYILVGLLGFTVTGGVGFASPEGGLLLGIFEVNPLHNIVHLAIGAALVGGAAAGLGASRMVNTAIGAAYLLVGVLGVLVPEDAQANVLALNVADHVLHFATGAAALAVGLAADKDRATSRV; from the coding sequence CGGCGGGGTGTACATCCTCGTCGGGCTGCTCGGCTTCACCGTTACGGGTGGCGTCGGCTTCGCGTCGCCGGAGGGCGGCCTGCTGCTCGGCATCTTCGAGGTCAACCCCCTCCACAACATCGTGCACCTGGCGATCGGTGCGGCCCTCGTCGGCGGGGCAGCGGCCGGCCTCGGCGCCTCGCGCATGGTGAACACCGCGATCGGCGCGGCTTACCTCCTCGTCGGCGTGCTCGGTGTGCTGGTGCCCGAGGACGCCCAGGCGAACGTCCTCGCCCTGAACGTCGCTGACCACGTCCTGCACTTCGCCACCGGCGCCGCCGCGCTCGCCGTGGGGCTGGCTGCCGACAAGGATCGCGCGACGAGTCGCGTCTAG